TCGGTCGCATCTCCACCCTCGTCCGCGCGAACATCAACGCGCTCCTCGACCAGGCCGAGGACCCGCAGAAGATGCTCGACCAGCTCGTCCGCGATTACTCGAACTCGATCGCCGACGCCGAGTCGGCCATCGCCGAGACCATCGGCAACCTCCGCCTGCTCGAGCGCGACCACCAGGAAGACGTGCAGGCCGCGGCCGAGTGGGGCAACAAGGCCCTGGCCGCGAGCCGCAAGGGTGACGAACTGCGCGCCTCCGGCAACGCCTCCGAGGCCGACAAGTTCGACAACCTCGCCAAGATCGCCCTGCAGCGTCAGATCACCGCCGAGGGCGAGGCCAAGGCCGCCGCTCCCACCATCGCGGCGCAGACCGAGGTCGTCGACAAGCTCAAGGACGGCCTCAACGGCATGAAGGGCAAGCTCGAGCAGCTCAAGGCGAAGCGCAACGAGCTCACCGCGCGCGCCAAGGTGGCCGAAGCGCAGAACAAGGTGCACGACGCCGTCAAGTCGATCGATGTGCTCGACCCCACCAGCGAACTGGGTCGCTTCGAAGACAAGATCCGCCGCGAAGAGGCGATCGCGGCCGGCAAGCAGGAACTCGCCGCCTCGAGCATCGACGCGCAGTTCAACGCGCTCGAAGACGTGGGCGAGCTCACCGAGGTGGAGGCGCGTCTCGCCGCCCTCAAGGTCGGCGGCCCGCAGCGCGCCGCGATCGACGCGCCCAGCCCCGACCAGGTCTGACACCTTCGTGAGTGCACCGCCCGCATGGCCGGGCGGTGCACTCACGTCTTCCGGCGAGGAGCATCCATGACCCGTTTCATCGTCGCCCCGCAGTGGCAGGGCTCGTCGTCATCACGAGCCATGCAGCTGATCGACGGCGCCGAGGCCATCGCGGGAGACCTGCCGCGCGCCTCGACGACCGTGCTCGAGGCTCCGGTCGAGGCCGGTGATGCGCAGGGAACCGGCGTGCACCGCCTCAGTGCCCTGGTCCGCATGCGCGCCCGCATCGAAGAGGCGGTGCGTGCTGCCGCCGAACCCGCCATCGTGGTGGGCGGTGACTGCGGTGTCGCACTCGGAGCCGTCTCGGCGGTGGCCGGTGACGATCTCGCCGTGGTGTGGATCGACGCCCACGCCGATCTCAACACCCCCGCATCCTCGCCCAGCGGCGCTTTCCACGGCATGGTGCTGCGCGCGATCGCCGGTGATGGCGAGCCGCTGCATCGCCTCGAGCCCGGCATCCCGCCCGCTCGCCTCGTCCTGGCGGGAACGCGTGCCCTGGATGCCGAAGAACAACGCTTCATCGACGACAACGGAGTACGCGTCATCGCCCCGGCCGACCTGGCCGATCCCGACGTGCTGGCCGACGCGGTCGCGGCGACCGGCGCCTCCCGGGTCCACGTGCACGTCGACCTCGACGTGCTCGATCCGTCCGAGATGAAGGGCGTCGCCCTGCCCGAGCCGTTCGGCGCCCGCACGGTCGACGTGGTGGCCTCCATCCGGCGCCTGCGTGAACGCGTCCCTCTCTCGGGCGCGACACTGACGGAGTTCTCCCCGGCGTCCCCCGCCGCGGCCGTCGACGACCTCGGCACCATCCTCCGTCTCATCGGAGCCCTCGCGTGAGCCCGATCCCCCGCCCGCCGGCGGGCTGGCGCGAGCGCGCCGACCGCGCCGTCGCCCGCGGTCGGCGCTGGGACCGTCTCATTCCGGGTGTGCTGCTGGACTCCCCGGTGAGCCGCGTCGGGTACTGGTACGGCTGCGCGCTCGGGTGGACCTGGGGCTCGCTGTGGAGCACCGGCCGCATCGAGAAGCGGCAGGGACTGTGGGTCTTCAGCGGGCTGCCCGCGTGGGCGTTCCCGCGCGGCGGGGTGTGCGTGGGAGGGTGCTTCCTCACGGGCGACGACCGCCCGACCGATACCGTCCTCGGCCACGAGGCGGTGCATCAGCGGCAGTGGCGCCGCTACGGCTTCCTCATGCCCGTTCTCTACGCACTGGCGGGACGGGATCCGTTCGGCAACCGCTTCGAGATCGAGGCCGGCCTGGTCGAGGGAAACTACGTGCCCCGCGGCAGCTGAGGCGTCGAACGGCGAACGCGGAACCCGCCGCCGTCAGCGCGCGGTTGCCAGTCCGAAGCGCTCGGGGGTGTGGATGGACTGGGCGTCGACGCCGTGACGCGTGGTGAGGTCGTCCACGATCTCCGCGGTACCGAGGTAGCCGCCGAGCAGCACCACGCGCGTGGCGTCGTCTTCGGCGCAGAGCATCTCGCCGGCCCAGCCGGAGACGGCGCGGGCGAGCGCTTGACCGGGGGCGCAGGAGCGTCCGGTCCCGGGTGCGCCGCCGCGGCGCGAACGGTCGAGCCAGGTGATCGTCATGCGCGCGGGAGCGGCGATGCGTCCGATCCAGGACTCGTCGGGGACCTCGATGAACACCCGTCCCGTCGAGCAGATCGGCAGGGTCGCGAGCACGGTCTGCAGCTCGACGAGAGAGGTCTCGTCGGCGGTCACCAGGTGCTGGACGCGGGTGTGCCGCGACGCGCGGCACGCGGCGTCGTTGTGCTCGGAGGAGGTGGCCATGATGGCATCCACTATACCCCTTGCAAAGGGTTGCCTTACCTGACTTCGCTCAAGGTGTCTCGACGTCGACGGACACGGCATCGGACGGTCGCGCCGGCGACCGGCTCAGCCCACCAGAACCTCTCGCAGCCGCCGCACCTCGTCGTCGGTCAGGCCGTGGGCCCGCAGATACTCCGCGGGCGACCCGTGCTCGCGGTCGAGGCGGTCGAGCAGCGCCCGCATGACCGGAGCGGGCGAACGGGTCGCCAGCGCTTCGGCATGCACGGCCCCGGGGTGCATCGACCGGATGGCGCGCAGGACGGCGGCGTTGCGCTCCGCCGGAAGCAGGTCTTCGGTGCGGGCGTAGTCGGCGACGACGGCATCGCGGTCCACCCCTGCTGCGGCGAGCGCGATCGCGACCGTGACACCCGTGCGGTCCTTGCCGACGGTGCAGTGCACGAGCACCGGCTGCGCGCTCAGGATGCCGCGCACCACCGCCACGACGCGATCGGCGGAGTCGTCCACGATGGCGGCGTACAGTTCGTCGAGGCTGACGTCTCGCGCGAAGAACGACGCGACGGAACCGAGGAACAGCGGCTCGTGCTGCACCTCGACCGCGAGGTCATCGAGACGGCTTGGCGCGTGGGCCACTTCGGTCTCGTCGCGGAGGTCGATGACGCGACGGATGCCGAGGCGTCGGAGCGCCTGCATGCCGTCGTCGTCGACGGCGACCAGATTGCCGGAGCGGTACAGGACTCCAGTGCGGGTGCGGGCGCCGCCGGCGGGAAGACCCCCGGTGTCACGGAAGTTGGTCGCTCCCGAAACCAGCGATCGCGTCACGCGCTCTGCTCACCGTGATCGTGCGGCGCGCGCGGGGTCGTCGTCGCCGCGGGAGCGGCATCCGGAGCCACCGCCGCCAGGGTGCCCGCACGGGGCGGCACGGGGTAACGGCCGGCGATGGCCACCCGGTTGAAGGCGTTGATCGCCACGAGCACCCAGCTGAG
The DNA window shown above is from Microbacterium proteolyticum and carries:
- a CDS encoding Fe-S oxidoreductase; translation: MSPIPRPPAGWRERADRAVARGRRWDRLIPGVLLDSPVSRVGYWYGCALGWTWGSLWSTGRIEKRQGLWVFSGLPAWAFPRGGVCVGGCFLTGDDRPTDTVLGHEAVHQRQWRRYGFLMPVLYALAGRDPFGNRFEIEAGLVEGNYVPRGS
- a CDS encoding SIP domain-containing protein, whose product is MATSSEHNDAACRASRHTRVQHLVTADETSLVELQTVLATLPICSTGRVFIEVPDESWIGRIAAPARMTITWLDRSRRGGAPGTGRSCAPGQALARAVSGWAGEMLCAEDDATRVVLLGGYLGTAEIVDDLTTRHGVDAQSIHTPERFGLATAR
- a CDS encoding arginase family protein; this translates as MTRFIVAPQWQGSSSSRAMQLIDGAEAIAGDLPRASTTVLEAPVEAGDAQGTGVHRLSALVRMRARIEEAVRAAAEPAIVVGGDCGVALGAVSAVAGDDLAVVWIDAHADLNTPASSPSGAFHGMVLRAIAGDGEPLHRLEPGIPPARLVLAGTRALDAEEQRFIDDNGVRVIAPADLADPDVLADAVAATGASRVHVHVDLDVLDPSEMKGVALPEPFGARTVDVVASIRRLRERVPLSGATLTEFSPASPAAAVDDLGTILRLIGALA
- a CDS encoding tyrosine-protein phosphatase, coding for MTRSLVSGATNFRDTGGLPAGGARTRTGVLYRSGNLVAVDDDGMQALRRLGIRRVIDLRDETEVAHAPSRLDDLAVEVQHEPLFLGSVASFFARDVSLDELYAAIVDDSADRVVAVVRGILSAQPVLVHCTVGKDRTGVTVAIALAAAGVDRDAVVADYARTEDLLPAERNAAVLRAIRSMHPGAVHAEALATRSPAPVMRALLDRLDREHGSPAEYLRAHGLTDDEVRRLREVLVG
- a CDS encoding PspA/IM30 family protein, translated to MAKQSIFGRISTLVRANINALLDQAEDPQKMLDQLVRDYSNSIADAESAIAETIGNLRLLERDHQEDVQAAAEWGNKALAASRKGDELRASGNASEADKFDNLAKIALQRQITAEGEAKAAAPTIAAQTEVVDKLKDGLNGMKGKLEQLKAKRNELTARAKVAEAQNKVHDAVKSIDVLDPTSELGRFEDKIRREEAIAAGKQELAASSIDAQFNALEDVGELTEVEARLAALKVGGPQRAAIDAPSPDQV